In a single window of the Olivibacter sp. SDN3 genome:
- the lpxD gene encoding UDP-3-O-(3-hydroxymyristoyl)glucosamine N-acyltransferase — MQFTAKQISEIVNGSIEGNGEVLVSRVEKIEEATEGGLTFLANPKYEHFLYTTEASVVIVNNDLEVEEPISPTLIRVKNAYTAITLLLDQYNHIRFHRTGIEEPSFIHETATLGEEIYIGAFSYIGAGAVLGDNVSVYPQVYIGDNVQIGAGTILFPGVRVYHDCVIGENVIVHSGTVIGSDGFGFAPQEDGSYRKISQIGNVVIEDNVEIGANTAIDRATMGKTIIRKGVKLDNLIQLAHNVEIGENSVIAAQSGISGSTKVGKNVVLGGQVGAVGHISIADGSQVQAQSGINRSIEEPGLKWAGTPASQFQSQMRAQVVLQRLPDLERRIDQLEKIIKNSEGKRK, encoded by the coding sequence ATGCAATTTACTGCGAAACAAATTAGCGAAATAGTTAATGGTTCAATAGAAGGCAACGGAGAGGTTTTGGTGTCGAGAGTAGAAAAAATAGAGGAGGCAACCGAAGGGGGACTTACCTTTCTCGCAAACCCAAAGTATGAACATTTTCTATATACTACAGAGGCGTCTGTGGTTATCGTAAATAATGATTTGGAGGTTGAAGAGCCTATTAGCCCTACTTTGATTCGGGTTAAAAATGCATATACAGCCATCACGTTATTATTAGATCAATATAATCATATTCGATTTCATAGAACAGGGATCGAAGAGCCTTCATTTATTCACGAAACGGCAACATTAGGGGAAGAAATATATATTGGAGCCTTTTCATATATCGGAGCTGGAGCCGTACTGGGCGATAATGTAAGTGTGTATCCACAGGTCTATATTGGCGATAATGTTCAAATAGGAGCCGGCACCATCTTGTTTCCTGGTGTTAGGGTTTATCACGATTGCGTAATAGGAGAGAATGTTATCGTTCACTCAGGTACAGTGATAGGAAGTGATGGCTTTGGTTTTGCTCCCCAAGAAGATGGTAGTTATCGCAAGATCAGTCAAATAGGAAATGTGGTAATAGAAGATAATGTAGAGATAGGAGCAAATACCGCGATCGACAGGGCTACTATGGGTAAAACGATCATTCGAAAAGGGGTTAAATTGGATAATCTTATTCAGTTAGCTCATAATGTAGAGATTGGTGAGAATTCGGTGATAGCAGCTCAAAGCGGTATTTCTGGAAGCACAAAGGTTGGCAAAAATGTGGTTTTAGGAGGACAGGTAGGCGCTGTAGGCCATATTTCTATAGCTGATGGCTCTCAGGTACAGGCGCAGTCGGGCATTAATAGGTCAATAGAGGAACCCGGATTGAAATGGGCTGGCACGCCTGCTAGTCAGTTTCAATCGCAAATGCGAGCGCAAGTAGTTCTCCAACGTTTACCCGATTTGGAGAGGCGCATTGATCAACTGGAAAAAATTATAAAAAATTCGGAAGGGAAGAGGAAATAA
- a CDS encoding bifunctional UDP-3-O-[3-hydroxymyristoyl] N-acetylglucosamine deacetylase/3-hydroxyacyl-ACP dehydratase yields MNVKQRTLNSEITISGVGLHTGKHATLVFKPAPVNHGYKFKRIDLEGQPIVEADVDNVSDTSRGTTITQNGASVSTVEHLLASLVGMEIDNVLIEIDGPEVPIMDGSAIIYVEAIEKAGYRDQEADREYYEIPHNIHYSEAERRVEMVAMPLDGYRFTCMIDYNSPVLGSQHSAITNINEFKKEVASSRTFCFLHELEMLLEHNLIKGGDLNNAIVVVDKDVSKDELKHLAKLFNREDIDVAREGILNNIQLRHQNEPARHKLLDMIGDLALVGRPLKGHIMAARPGHAANVAFAKKIKAQINREKNKKYVKIYDPNMPPLYDTAQIMKILPHRQPMLMIDKILELTKTHVVGLKNVTMNEDIFMGHFPNEPLFPGVLQIEAMAQTGGILVLNTVPDPENYITLFLKIENARFKAQVKPGDTIIFQCSLLQPIRRGIAQMKGVGMVGEKVVVEAELMAQIVKLKETESAANQA; encoded by the coding sequence ATGAACGTTAAGCAAAGAACATTAAATTCAGAGATTACAATTTCGGGCGTAGGACTTCATACGGGTAAGCATGCCACATTGGTCTTTAAACCTGCTCCTGTAAATCATGGCTATAAATTTAAACGGATAGATTTAGAAGGACAACCAATCGTCGAAGCTGATGTTGATAACGTTTCTGATACCTCAAGAGGTACAACCATTACACAGAATGGTGCAAGTGTTAGCACGGTGGAACATCTCTTAGCTTCTTTAGTAGGAATGGAGATAGATAATGTGTTGATCGAAATTGATGGACCGGAAGTGCCTATTATGGATGGCAGTGCGATCATTTATGTGGAAGCCATAGAAAAAGCTGGTTATCGGGATCAGGAAGCTGATAGGGAGTATTACGAAATCCCGCATAATATACATTACAGTGAAGCAGAGCGTAGAGTGGAGATGGTGGCTATGCCTCTTGACGGATACCGTTTTACCTGTATGATTGATTACAACTCTCCTGTGTTGGGAAGCCAGCATTCGGCGATTACCAATATCAATGAGTTTAAAAAGGAGGTTGCTTCATCCAGAACATTCTGTTTTCTACATGAATTAGAAATGTTGTTGGAGCACAACCTGATAAAGGGCGGAGACTTGAACAATGCGATAGTTGTGGTGGATAAAGATGTGAGTAAGGATGAATTGAAGCATTTAGCGAAACTATTCAACAGGGAAGATATAGATGTTGCTAGGGAAGGGATACTTAATAACATACAATTACGTCATCAGAATGAGCCCGCAAGGCATAAACTGCTAGATATGATTGGCGATTTGGCACTGGTGGGCAGACCTTTGAAGGGACATATTATGGCCGCTAGACCAGGGCATGCTGCAAATGTTGCCTTCGCAAAGAAGATTAAGGCGCAGATCAATAGGGAAAAAAACAAAAAGTATGTTAAGATTTATGATCCTAATATGCCGCCTTTGTACGACACAGCACAAATCATGAAAATTTTGCCGCATCGCCAGCCGATGTTAATGATTGATAAAATTCTTGAGCTTACCAAAACGCATGTAGTAGGCCTAAAAAATGTTACGATGAATGAAGATATCTTCATGGGACATTTTCCTAATGAGCCCTTATTTCCCGGCGTGCTTCAGATCGAGGCGATGGCTCAAACAGGCGGTATTCTGGTATTAAATACCGTGCCGGATCCTGAAAATTATATCACACTTTTTCTTAAGATAGAAAATGCCAGATTTAAAGCGCAGGTTAAACCTGGAGATACCATCATTTTTCAATGCAGCTTATTGCAGCCTATCAGGAGAGGGATTGCTCAAATGAAAGGTGTAGGAATGGTCGGAGAAAAAGTAGTAGTAGAGGCCGAATTGATGGCTCAAATAGTTAAATTGAAAGAAACAGAATCGGCAGCAAATCAAGCTTAG
- the lpxA gene encoding acyl-ACP--UDP-N-acetylglucosamine O-acyltransferase, which yields MIQPLAYIHPQAKIAENVVIEPFVTIHKNVEIGEGTWIGSNVVIMDGARIGKNCRIFPGAVISGIPQDLKFAGEDTTAEIGDNTTVRECVTINRGTKDRWKTVVGNNCLIQAYSHIAHDCFVGNNCIFSNSSTLAGHITVGDYVVLAGMVAVHQFCHIGSHAFVAGGSLVRKDVPPFVKAAREPLSYVGINSVGLRRRGFTSEQINEIQDIYRTMFVKNNNLTKALDIIETECQPTEIRDEILDFVRNSNRGVMKGFGQGKVGV from the coding sequence ATGATTCAACCATTAGCATATATTCATCCCCAGGCGAAAATTGCAGAGAATGTGGTGATTGAGCCGTTTGTAACCATACATAAAAATGTGGAGATTGGCGAAGGTACTTGGATAGGCTCTAACGTAGTGATTATGGATGGAGCACGCATCGGTAAAAATTGCCGTATCTTCCCAGGTGCAGTAATAAGCGGTATTCCGCAAGATCTCAAATTTGCAGGTGAAGATACCACCGCTGAAATTGGCGATAACACCACGGTACGCGAGTGCGTTACCATTAATAGAGGAACTAAAGACCGTTGGAAAACAGTTGTGGGGAATAACTGCCTTATTCAGGCATATAGTCATATTGCCCACGATTGCTTTGTAGGAAATAACTGTATATTTTCCAATAGCAGTACACTCGCAGGACATATCACTGTCGGTGATTATGTCGTGTTAGCGGGTATGGTTGCGGTTCATCAATTTTGCCATATAGGCTCGCATGCCTTTGTCGCAGGTGGATCTCTGGTGCGTAAAGATGTGCCGCCATTTGTAAAAGCAGCGAGAGAACCCCTTTCTTATGTGGGGATCAACTCCGTAGGATTGAGAAGACGTGGCTTTACCTCTGAACAGATTAATGAAATTCAAGATATCTATCGAACGATGTTTGTAAAAAATAACAACTTGACTAAAGCCTTAGATATTATCGAGACCGAATGTCAGCCAACAGAAATAAGAGACGAGATCTTAGATTTTGTTCGTAATTCTAATAGAGGAGTCATGAAGGGGTTTGGGCAGGGAAAAGTGGGGGTTTAG
- a CDS encoding ABC transporter ATP-binding protein, translating into MEIILENIGRRFNQDWIFQGINYRFVQGESYAILGPNGSGKSTLLQVILSSLSPSKGKISYINGEDEIDVEQLFPHMALATPYLELIEEFTLRETIDFHFAFKKLWKGMTTDKLVELLGLHQALDREIRYFSSGMKQRTKLALACCADTPLLFLDEPTANLDEKGVAWYQELIRVYGLSRLLVVCSNQPHEYAFCKYRLLVEDYK; encoded by the coding sequence TTGGAAATCATACTTGAAAATATCGGTAGACGTTTCAACCAAGATTGGATTTTTCAAGGAATTAACTACCGTTTTGTCCAAGGAGAAAGTTATGCCATCTTAGGGCCGAACGGATCGGGCAAGTCAACTTTACTGCAAGTTATACTGTCTAGTTTGAGCCCGTCAAAAGGTAAGATAAGTTATATCAACGGGGAAGACGAAATTGATGTTGAACAGCTTTTTCCTCATATGGCATTGGCTACGCCGTACCTGGAACTCATTGAAGAGTTCACCTTACGTGAGACGATAGATTTTCATTTTGCTTTTAAAAAATTGTGGAAGGGAATGACCACAGATAAACTCGTTGAGTTGCTGGGGTTACATCAAGCCTTAGATCGGGAGATACGTTACTTTTCTTCGGGAATGAAACAACGAACAAAATTAGCGCTGGCATGTTGCGCCGATACTCCCCTGCTGTTCTTGGATGAGCCAACAGCGAATTTAGACGAGAAAGGGGTAGCATGGTACCAAGAGCTGATTCGCGTATATGGCTTAAGCAGGCTGCTTGTTGTCTGTTCTAATCAACCACATGAGTATGCATTTTGCAAGTATCGTCTTCTTGTAGAAGATTATAAGTAA
- the efp gene encoding elongation factor P: protein MSKASEVKSGNILRFNGELVSVEEYIHRTPGNLRAFYQAKMRNVKTGKLVEYRFRTDEEVEIARVETNDYQYLYDEGDFFVVMDNVTFEQYNIPKGLFGESAQFLKEGMNVLVAFESEDPIMAQVPTTVELEITYTEPAVKGDTSTNALKNATVETGVEIRVPLFINQGDKVKVDTRSGSYIERVK, encoded by the coding sequence ATGTCAAAAGCTTCTGAAGTAAAATCGGGCAATATTTTGCGGTTTAATGGGGAACTGGTTTCTGTGGAAGAATATATTCATCGTACGCCAGGTAATTTACGGGCATTTTACCAAGCTAAAATGCGTAATGTTAAAACAGGTAAACTAGTTGAATATCGCTTTAGAACAGATGAAGAAGTGGAGATTGCACGGGTAGAGACAAATGATTATCAGTATTTATATGACGAAGGGGACTTTTTTGTTGTGATGGACAATGTTACCTTTGAGCAGTACAATATTCCGAAAGGTCTTTTCGGTGAATCGGCTCAGTTCCTGAAAGAAGGAATGAATGTACTGGTTGCCTTTGAAAGCGAAGATCCTATCATGGCACAGGTGCCAACTACCGTTGAGTTGGAGATTACCTATACAGAGCCTGCAGTAAAGGGTGATACTTCTACGAATGCATTAAAAAACGCTACTGTTGAAACTGGTGTGGAAATTCGTGTCCCCTTATTTATCAATCAGGGAGATAAAGTAAAAGTAGATACGCGCTCTGGCAGTTATATTGAGCGGGTTAAATAA
- a CDS encoding 5-formyltetrahydrofolate cyclo-ligase, with amino-acid sequence MFTKDECRKKFKEARRLLTLERYTKLNERILFQFMKLPLEGVSYIHTFLPIEKYREPNTLLIIEYLRKAWPSIGIVVPRADLYANSMTHYVLGAEQELISNKWGILEPAIGDSVDINLIDMVLLPLLAFDKQGNRVGYGKGYYDRFLQGIEKKVQKVGISLFDPVEQIMDSEAHDVPLDKCLTPDKLWLF; translated from the coding sequence ATGTTTACTAAAGATGAATGTCGGAAAAAATTCAAAGAAGCGCGTAGACTATTGACTCTAGAGCGTTATACGAAGCTGAACGAGCGTATCTTATTTCAGTTTATGAAGCTTCCTTTAGAAGGGGTTTCTTATATACATACATTTTTGCCCATTGAAAAGTACCGTGAACCCAATACGTTGTTGATTATAGAATATCTTCGCAAGGCATGGCCATCTATTGGTATCGTTGTACCTCGGGCAGATTTGTATGCAAATAGTATGACACATTATGTTTTAGGTGCCGAGCAAGAGCTGATCAGTAACAAGTGGGGTATATTAGAACCCGCAATCGGCGATAGTGTAGATATTAACTTGATCGATATGGTATTGCTACCTTTGTTAGCTTTTGATAAACAAGGTAATAGAGTTGGTTATGGAAAAGGTTATTATGATCGGTTTCTTCAGGGAATAGAAAAAAAAGTGCAAAAAGTCGGAATATCGCTATTTGATCCTGTTGAACAGATTATGGATAGTGAGGCACATGATGTACCTTTGGATAAGTGTTTAACACCTGATAAATTATGGTTGTTCTGA
- a CDS encoding S1/P1 nuclease codes for MQITTYSSPRFEAHFAIRYVVMIVCLFFYSGASAWGLTGHRVVAEIAHQHLSKKAKKKIQQLLGDESMAMAANWADFIKSDPQYNYLNTWHYVNFKSGLTIEKLKQQLAEDTAANAYNKLHMLINKLKDDGELDQNTQRMYLRLIIHIVGDIHQPMHVGRPEDLGGNKINVLWFNNPSNLHRVWDEQLIDHQQLSYTEYTQAINYSNKQQRLSWQKTPMEQWLFESYEIASQLYQDTPKNAKLSYRYNFDHLATVNQQLLKGGIRLAGVLNDIFE; via the coding sequence ATGCAAATAACCACTTATTCTAGTCCCCGTTTCGAAGCACACTTCGCCATTCGATACGTCGTCATGATCGTTTGTCTATTTTTCTATTCAGGGGCATCTGCTTGGGGGCTCACCGGTCACAGGGTAGTTGCAGAAATTGCCCACCAGCATCTCAGCAAAAAAGCAAAGAAAAAAATACAACAGCTTTTAGGAGATGAATCTATGGCGATGGCTGCCAACTGGGCAGATTTTATCAAATCAGATCCGCAATACAATTACCTCAATACCTGGCATTATGTCAACTTTAAAAGTGGTTTAACCATCGAAAAATTGAAGCAGCAGCTCGCTGAAGATACTGCCGCTAACGCTTATAATAAACTCCACATGCTCATCAACAAGCTAAAGGATGACGGTGAACTGGATCAAAACACCCAACGCATGTATCTGCGACTGATCATACATATCGTTGGAGACATTCATCAGCCCATGCATGTTGGTCGTCCTGAAGATCTTGGCGGAAACAAAATAAACGTGCTTTGGTTTAATAACCCTTCTAATCTCCATCGGGTCTGGGACGAACAATTGATCGATCATCAACAACTAAGTTATACAGAATATACCCAAGCGATTAACTATTCAAACAAGCAACAACGCCTCTCATGGCAGAAAACCCCTATGGAGCAATGGCTATTTGAATCATATGAAATTGCTAGTCAACTTTATCAAGACACACCTAAAAATGCAAAATTGAGTTATCGCTATAATTTTGATCACCTAGCAACAGTTAATCAACAATTATTAAAGGGAGGGATACGATTAGCTGGTGTCTTAAACGATATTTTTGAATAA
- a CDS encoding deoxyhypusine synthase family protein, protein MSVERGPISQFIEKNYLHFNAASLMDAAKGYEAHLDAGGKMMVTLAGAMSTAELGISLAEMIRQDKIAVISCTGANLEEDIMNLVAHSHYKRVPNYRDLSPKDEWDLLENHYNRVTDTCIPEEEAFRRLQQHIHKIWKDADTAGKRYFPHEYMYEMLKSGVLEQYYEIDPKNSWMLAAAEKNLPIVVPGWEDSTMGNIFASYVIKGELKASTVKSGIEYMGYLADWYVENSDGKGVGFFQIGGGIAGDFPICVVPMLYQDMEMENIPFWSYFCQISDSTTSYGSYSGAVPNEKITWGKLDIDTPKYIIESDATIVAPLVFAWILKQ, encoded by the coding sequence ATGAGTGTTGAGAGAGGTCCCATATCACAATTCATAGAGAAAAATTATTTACATTTTAATGCTGCTTCACTGATGGATGCCGCAAAAGGTTACGAGGCACACTTAGATGCCGGAGGCAAGATGATGGTTACTTTGGCCGGAGCGATGAGTACTGCGGAGCTGGGAATCTCACTGGCAGAAATGATTCGTCAAGACAAAATAGCGGTTATAAGCTGTACTGGAGCAAACCTTGAAGAAGATATTATGAATCTAGTGGCACATTCTCATTATAAAAGGGTTCCTAATTACCGCGATTTGAGTCCAAAAGATGAGTGGGACTTGTTGGAAAACCACTACAACCGTGTAACCGATACCTGTATACCGGAGGAGGAGGCCTTCAGGCGTTTACAACAGCATATCCATAAGATCTGGAAAGATGCAGATACGGCGGGCAAACGTTATTTTCCACATGAGTATATGTATGAAATGCTTAAGAGCGGGGTGCTGGAACAATATTATGAGATTGATCCGAAAAATTCATGGATGCTGGCAGCTGCAGAAAAGAACCTACCTATTGTAGTGCCTGGCTGGGAGGATAGTACGATGGGGAATATATTTGCGTCTTATGTAATTAAGGGAGAGCTAAAAGCTTCGACTGTAAAGAGCGGGATTGAATACATGGGGTATCTGGCCGACTGGTACGTGGAAAATAGCGACGGAAAAGGAGTCGGCTTTTTTCAGATAGGTGGTGGAATTGCTGGCGATTTTCCTATTTGTGTAGTGCCGATGTTATATCAGGATATGGAGATGGAAAATATTCCATTCTGGAGTTATTTTTGTCAAATATCGGATTCCACGACCTCTTATGGCTCTTATTCAGGGGCTGTTCCGAACGAAAAGATCACATGGGGTAAGTTGGACATTGATACACCGAAGTATATTATTGAATCGGACGCAACGATTGTGGCTCCTTTAGTATTTGCTTGGATACTAAAGCAATAA
- a CDS encoding cytochrome c3 family protein, whose translation MRNISLLFRSVVKSLILVSVLSIAAVSARAQDVKEGASLFKQKCVSCHAPNMTSASVGPALKDVTKRHDEEWLLKWIRNSQALVQSGDEQAVALFEGHNNVVMTAFPELTDDNIKNILAYIDEASEAPAGGGDDGTGDGAAAASDDVTNFMLYGLIAVIVIAFVVIVVLNRVIRTLERIILNKNVIIEEEEETEGEGKNYLEAIKKLAKNKKLVFFFVLGLVVFLGSVGWKTMWNVGVHEGYQPVQPIKFSHQLHAGVNQIECQYCHSGAFKSKNASIPSANVCMNCHKFVTASDKYNGETSPEIQKIYNALDWDPATQEYGQNQRPIQWVRIHNLPDFAYFNHSQHVTVAGIECQQCHGPIETMEEVYQYSPLTMKWCVNCHRETEVNHKDNAYYDQLIAAHEQLKEGDKITAASLGGLECGKCHY comes from the coding sequence ATGAGAAACATCTCGTTACTTTTTAGAAGTGTTGTAAAGTCCTTGATCTTAGTATCAGTACTAAGTATAGCAGCAGTGTCTGCTCGTGCGCAGGACGTTAAGGAAGGGGCGTCATTATTTAAGCAGAAGTGTGTTTCATGTCATGCGCCCAACATGACATCGGCCTCTGTTGGTCCGGCTTTGAAAGACGTTACGAAGCGCCATGATGAAGAGTGGCTGCTAAAGTGGATCAGGAACTCTCAAGCCTTGGTGCAGTCAGGAGATGAGCAGGCCGTTGCTTTGTTTGAAGGACATAATAATGTCGTTATGACGGCTTTTCCTGAATTAACTGATGATAATATCAAAAACATTCTTGCTTACATCGATGAAGCTTCGGAAGCGCCAGCGGGTGGTGGTGATGACGGAACCGGCGACGGTGCAGCTGCGGCTAGTGATGATGTTACAAACTTCATGCTGTATGGCCTTATAGCGGTAATAGTTATTGCTTTTGTAGTGATAGTAGTGCTTAATCGCGTAATCCGTACTTTGGAGAGAATCATTCTGAACAAGAATGTTATCATTGAAGAGGAGGAAGAGACGGAAGGAGAAGGGAAAAATTACTTAGAGGCAATTAAAAAGCTTGCAAAAAATAAGAAACTCGTATTCTTCTTTGTGTTAGGATTAGTTGTTTTTCTAGGGTCCGTAGGTTGGAAAACGATGTGGAACGTGGGAGTTCACGAAGGCTATCAACCTGTACAGCCTATTAAGTTTTCGCACCAATTGCATGCCGGGGTTAACCAGATTGAATGCCAGTATTGCCATTCAGGCGCATTTAAATCTAAAAATGCTTCGATACCTTCTGCCAATGTATGTATGAACTGCCATAAGTTCGTAACAGCGAGCGACAAATACAATGGAGAAACTTCTCCTGAAATTCAGAAGATTTATAATGCGCTGGATTGGGATCCCGCAACACAGGAGTACGGCCAAAACCAAAGGCCTATCCAGTGGGTTAGAATTCACAATTTACCAGATTTTGCTTATTTCAATCACTCGCAACACGTAACGGTGGCTGGAATTGAATGTCAACAGTGCCACGGGCCTATCGAAACCATGGAAGAAGTTTATCAATACTCGCCTTTAACCATGAAATGGTGTGTTAACTGTCACCGTGAGACAGAGGTTAATCATAAAGACAATGCCTATTATGATCAGCTAATTGCCGCTCATGAGCAACTGAAAGAAGGGGATAAAATCACGGCGGCATCGCTTGGTGGTTTGGAATGTGGTAAATGTCATTATTAA